The Malus domestica chromosome 13, GDT2T_hap1 genome includes a window with the following:
- the LOC103452611 gene encoding ABC transporter B family member 11-like yields MAEVNPVDGEAVKERDVAASNGDSTVEDSENNAQDTSKSKEDGTKTVPYYKLFSFADSLDYMLMSVGVISAIGNGLCQPLVTVIIGDMINSFGGTGNTKDVVGAVSKVALKYVYLAVGAGAAAFLQMSCWMITGERQAARIRGLYLKTILRQDVGFFDNETNTGEIIGRMSGDTVLIQEAMGEKVGSFIQLIATFIGSFIIAFVKGWLLTLVMLSSIPLLVFSGAMMGIVISKLASRGQTAYSLASTVVDQTVGSIRTVVSFTGEKHAIANYNSSLIKAYKSGVHEGLASGFGIGSMRLIVMCSYGLAIWFGGKMIVEKGYTGGEVMNVVFAVLNGSLSLGQASPCMSAFAAGKAAAYKMFETINRKPEIDTYDTNGEQLQEIHGEIELRDVYFSYPARPGEQIFRGFSLSIPSGATAALVGGSGSGKSTVISLIERFYDPQAGEVLIDGLNLKEFQLKWIRQKIGLVSQEPVLFTCSIKDNIAYGKERATNDEIRAAVELANAAKFIDKLPQGLDTMVGEHGAQLSGGQKQRVAIARAILKDPRILLLDEATSALDAESERVVQEALDRIMIGRTTVVVAHRLSTVRNADTIAVIHRGTIVEKGPHSELIKDSEGAYSRLIRLQEMRAVSEKTNVNDHDRPEISSVDSRRHASPRFSNLRSISWGSSGRRNSGRHSLSISFGVPTAVGVLEAAPPGSNIPDSKSSRVPPEVSLRRLAYLNKPEIPVLLLGTIAAAVNGVFSPFLGVLLACITKTFFEPPHEVRKDSKFWALIFIVLGLASSIAHPLRQYLFAVAGCRLIKRVRSMCFEKVVYMEVSWFDDPEHSSGAIGARLSADAASLRGLVGDGLGLLVQNLATAVAGLVTAFLANWQLALIVLVLLPLLGVNGYFQVKFMKGFSADAKKMYEEASQVANDAVGNIRTIASFCAEEKVIELYQKKCEGPIKKGIRQGLISGIGFGLSFFFMYSVHATSFYAGARLVSAGKTTFSDVFRVFFALTMATIGVSQSGSLAPDVSKAKSSAASIFAILDRKSKIDSSDESGTTIENVKGDIELRHVNFKYPTRPDVLIFQDLCLTIRHGKTVALVGESGSGKSTVISLLQRFYDPDSGHITLDGIEIQKLQLKWLRQQMGLVSQEPVLFNETIRANIAYGKEGDATEAEIIAAAELANAHRFISSLQQGYDTIVGERGVQLSGGQKQRVAIARAIMKAPKILLLDEATSALDAESERVVQDALDRVMVDRTAVVVAHRLSTIRSADLIAVVKNGVITEKGKHETLINVKDGIYASLVAFHASASS; encoded by the exons ATGGCTGAGGTAAATCCTGTCGATGGAGAGGCAGTCAAGGAGCGGGACGTGGCAGCATCAAACGGCGATTCAACCGTGGAGGATTCCGAAAACAATGCGCAAGATACGAGCAAGAGCAAGGAGGATGGCACCAAAACAGTACCATATTACAAGCTTTTCTCCTTTGCTGATTCCTTGGATTACATGCTAATGTCTGTGGGTGTAATCAGCGCCATTGGAAATGGGCTCTGTCAGCCCCTAGTGACTGTAATCATAGGAGATATGATTAATTCTTTTGGAGGAACTGGGAATACCAAAGATGTGGTGGGTGCAGTTTCTAAG GTAGCTCTGAAGTATGTTTACTTGGCCGTGGGAGCTGGTGCTGCTGCATTTCTGC AGATGTCTTGCTGGATGATCACCGGAGAGAGACAGGCTGCACGAATAAGAGGCTTATATTTGAAAACAATATTAAGGCAAGATGTTGGTTTTTTCGATAACGAAACAAACACTGGGGAAATTATTGGGAGGATGTCAGGTGATACTGTGCTCATTCAAGAGGCCATGGGCGAGAAG GTAGGAAGTTTTATCCAATTAATTGCAACATTCATCGGAAGCTTTATTATCGCATTTGTTAAGGGGTGGCTTCTCACCCTTGTCATGCTATCGTCCATTCCCCTTCTTGTCTTCTCTGGGGCCATGATGGGCATCGTTATATCGAAGTTGGCATCCCGTGGGCAAACTGCTTATTCACTGGCATCAACTGTGGTAGATCAGACAGTTGGTTCAATCAGAACT GTTGTCTCATTTACAGGAGAGAAACATGCCATAGCTAATTACAACAGCTCCTTGATTAAAGCTTACAAGTCGGGTGTGCACGAGGGTTTGGCTTCTGGATTTGGGATTGGTTCTATGAGGCTTATTGTAATGTGTAGTTATGGTTTGGCTATATGGTTTGGCGGAAAGATGATAGTTGAAAAAGGATATACAGGAGGAGAAGTAATGAATGTAGTTTTCGCTGTGTTGAATGGCTCCCT GTCCCTTGGGCAGGCATCTCCATGCATGAGTGCATTTGCTGCTGGAAAAGCTGCAGCTTATAAAATGTTTGAGACGATTAACAGAAAGCCTGAGATAGATActtatgacactaatggggagCAGTTACAAGAGATCCATGGAGAGATTGAACTGAGGGATGTTTATTTTAGTTATCCTGCAAGACCAGGTGAACAAATATTCCGTGGATTTTCTCTCTCAATACCTAGTGGTGCAACTGCTGCTTTGGTTGGAGGAAGCGGAAGTGGTAAATCCACTGTAATCAGTTTGATTGAGAGATTTTATGACCCCCAAGCTGGGGAAGTTCTTATCGATGGTCTTAATCTGAAAGAATTCCAGCTGAAATGGATCAGACAGAAAATAGGCCTTGTCAGTCAGGAACCCGTTTTGTTTACTTGTAGCATTAAAGATAACATTGCTTATGGGAAGGAGCGTGCAACTAATGATGAAATAAGGGCTGCTGTTGAGCTTGCTAATGCAGCTAAATTCATAGACAAACTGCCTCAG GGACTAGACACAATGGTTGGTGAACATGGAGCTCAGCTATCTGGGGGACAAAAGCAGAGAGTTGCTATAGCTAGAGCAATCTTGAAAGACCCAAGAATTCTACTTTTAGACGAAGCCACAAGTGCTCTCGATGCAGAATCTGAGAGAGTTGTGCAGGAGGCATTGGATAGAATTATGATTGGTCGCACTACTGTTGTTGTAGCCCATCGTTTGAGCACAGTAAGGAATGCTGACACCATTGCAGTTATACATAGAGGGACAATTGTTGAAAAAG GACCACATTCTGAGCTAATTAAGGACTCTGAAGGAGCATATAGCCGGCTTATAAGGTTGCAAGAAATGAGAGCAGTGTCAGAAAAGACGAATGTGAATGATCACGATAGGCCAGAAATTAGTAGTGTGGATTCTCGGAGACATGCAAGTCCAAGATTTTCAAACTTACGATCCATAAGCTGGGGATCATCTGGAAGACGAAATAGTGGTCGTCATTCCCTCTCAATCTCATTTGGTGTGCCCACTGCAGTAGGTGTCCTTGAAGCAGCACCTCCAGGATCAAATATTCCTGACTCAAAATCATCAAGAGTGCCTCCAGAAGTCTCACTTCGCCGCCTAGCTTACCTGAACAAGCCAGAGATCCCAGTCTTGTTACTAGGAACTATAGCTGCAGCAGTCAATGGGGTATTCTCACCTTTTTTGGGGGTATTATTAGCCTGTATAACCAAAACCTTCTTTGAGCCACCGCATGAAGTCCGAAAGGATTCAAAGTTTTGGGCATTAATCTTTATTGTTCTTGGACTGGCTTCTTCCATAGCACATCCATTAAGACAATACCTTTTCGCTGTCGCGGGTTGTAGGTTAATAAAACGAGTCCGATCGATGTGCTTTGAGAAGGTGGTTTACATGGAAGTAAGTTGGTTTGACGATCCTGAGCACTCAAGTGGTGCAATTGGTGCAAGGCTTTCTGCAGATGCAGCTTCTTTGCGGGGGCTGGTTGGAGATGGGCTTGGTTTGCTTGTTCAGAACTTAGCAACTGCAGTTGCTGGTTTGGTGACTGCTTTTCTGGCAAATTGGCAACTTGCTCTTATAGTTCTTGTTTTGCTGCCTCTGTTAGGAGTAAATGGATATTTTCAAGTCAAATTCATGAAAGGATTCAGTGCGGATGCGAAG AAAATGTACGAGGAGGCAAGCCAAGTAGCGAATGATGCTGTAGGGAATATCAGAACAATTGCTTCCTTCTGTGCCGAAGAGAAGGTGATTGAATTGTACCAGAAAAAATGTGAAGGCCCAATTAAGAAAGGGATTAGACAAGGGTTAATCAGTGGGATAGGATTTGGGCTATCCTTCTTTTTTATGTATTCCGTGCATGCCACTAGTTTTTACGCAGGAGCCCGACTTGTTTCAGCTGGAAAGACAACATTCTCCGATGTTTTCCGG GTTTTCTTTGCTCTCACTATGGCAACTATTGGAGTGTCTCAGTCGGGTTCCCTAGCCCCTGATGTAAGTAAAGCAAAGAGCTCTGCTGCTTCTATATTTGCAATTCTCGATCGAAAATCAAAAATAGACTCCAGTGATGAATCTGGAACAACTATAGAAAATGTGAAGGGAGATATTGAATTACGCCATGTCAACTTTAAGTACCCAACTCGACCTGACGTGCTAATCTTCCAGGACCTTTGCTTGACCATTCGTCACGGCAAG ACAGTTGCTCTGGTTGGAGAAAGTGGAAGTGGGAAATCGACAGTCATCTCATTGTTGCAGAGATTTTATGATCCTGATTCTGGTCACATTACACTAGATGGAATCGAAATACAAAAGCTACAGTTGAAGTGGTTGAGACAGCAAATGGGGCTGGTGAGCCAGGAGCCTGTGTTGTTTAATGAAACCATCCGAGCCAACATTGCATATGGAAAGGAAGGGGATGCAACAGAAGCTGAAATTATAGCTGCAGCAGAATTGGCAAACGCTCACAGGTTCATTAGTAGTTTACAACAG GGTTACGATACAATAGTAGGAGAGCGGGGGGTTCAACTGTCCGGTGGACAGAAGCAAAGGGTGGCAATTGCAAGAGCTATAATGAAGGCACCAAAGATTTTACTACTAGATGAAGCCACAAGTGCTCTTGACGCTGAATCCGAACGAGTTGTTCAAGACGCATTGGACCGAGTCATGGTGGATCGAACCGCGGTGGTGGTTGCTCATCGGTTATCCACGATTAGGAGTGCAGATTTAATCGCTGTGGTGAAAAATGGAGTCATTACAGAGAAAGGAAAGCATGAAACTTTGATCAATGTCAAGGATGGCATTTATGCTTCTTTGGTTGCATTCCATGCAAGTGCCTCATCTTAG